Within the Dehalococcoidia bacterium genome, the region ACCCAGAGACGGCCGGAGGCCCAGACAATATCCGAAGCCATCGAAGGTGTGGGCGGAGTTCTCAACGGGGGCACGGATAAAGAGATGACCGTCTACTGGGCCAAAGTAGCCCGTCCGCATTTAGAGCTTGCCTTTGATGTCCTGGGCGATATGATCCGCTGCTCCAGATTTGATCCCGTTGAGACGGAAAAGGAACGCCAGGTGATCATCGAGGAAATCAACATGAGCATGGATTCTCCACAGCAACGTGTGAGCATGCTCATTGACGAAGTCATCTGGCCCGATCAAACGCTGGGACGGGATGTTGCAGGGAGCAAGGAAACGGTGAGTTCGCTCACCCGTGAGACCTTGTTTGATTATCATGCCCGGCAGTATACGCCTTCAGGTATTGTAGTTGCGGTTGCCGGTGATATAAGACATGAGGACGTAGTTCTCACTGCGGACAGGACGTTTGGTGACTGGGCTGCTACCACTCCCGGCCTATGGTTCCCTGCTGAAGATAGTCAAGAGGAGCCTCGCTATCGCAAAGAGTTCAGGGATACAGAGCAGTCCCATCTCTGTCTGGCGCTGAGAGGTCTTTCCAATTCTCATCCGGATCGTTTCAACTTCGATATGTTGAACGTTGTCCTCGGAGGCGGAATGAGCAGCCGCCTCTTTCTGGAGCTTCGAGAACGGAAGGGGCTGGTTTACGATATTCACAGCTACGTGAGTCACTTTCTGGACTCGGGTTCGCTCACGATTTACGCCGGGGTTGAACCGAAGAACATCGAAGCCACAATCGCGGTTATCCTTGAAGAACTGGCCAAACTTAAGGCGCGGGATATTCGCGAGGAAGAGTTTGCCAAGGTCAAGGAAATGGCTAAAGGCCGTCTTTTGCTTGGCATGGAGGATACCCGAAGCGTCTCCGGCTGGATCGGAAGCCAGGAACTTCTGCTAGGGGAAATCAAAACCATCGATGAGATGGTCTCCATCATCGATGCGATCACTATCGACGGGTTAAGAAGAGTGGCAGAGAATCTGTTTCAGCCCAAAGGATTGAGCATGGCAATTGTCGGGCCGAAGTCTGATGAAGGACGGATCAGGCATCTGTTGAACCTCTGATGAGAACAGTTGGGGAATTTTGACATGCCGTTTATCCGGGGATGTTGGCGATGATGGCTTGCTAAGGGTGTTTTTGGTGTGGAAGTAGGTGGGTGAGATTTGATATAATGGAAATTACTTGGGCTCATAGCTCAGTTGGTCAGAGCATCTGCTTTACACGCAGAGGGTCAGAGGTTCGAGTCCTCTTGAGCCCATTGTCAAACACGCTGTTTTGATCCTCTCTATTACAGCGGTTATGGTCATTCAAGCGTTTTCCCCATGTCAACGGCAATCCTCTGAGAAATAGCCCCTGTTGCTCATTTATCGTGGGTTCGTTTATCGGGAATCGAGAGCAGGGCCTGTCTTGTCGAAGCGGTTCGGGCCTGACTCTCGGGAGTATCTACTCGCCATTAAGCCCCATGCTAAAGCTTGACTTCTTTGATGGGCGTGGATATCATCTTAATAACATCTTTCGGCAGGCTTCACGATTAAATGCCGTCAGGAGGCCAGACTCATGAAGTATCAAACTCAGGAGTGGTTGGATGCTATCGTGGCGAAGAGCAGGACGGATGAAGCATATCTGAAGAAAGCCAAAGGGCTGACTGCCAAGCAAAGATCGATCACCCTGGATGCCCCGGGAGGCGTGGATATTCTTATCGCTTGGGAATGGGTGGACGGCAAGGTAGTGAAGGCTAACCGCCAGGAGAAACCCGCCCCCAGTGAGTGGCGCAACTGGAAGAATGAAGACGAATACCTCTCGACTACCATGGGAACCTATGAAAACCTGTCCAAGATCGCCAAGGGAGAGATGAATGCCCAGGTTGCCATGGCCAAGAAGCAATATGTTGTCCATGGGAACATGCTCAAGATATTTGCTAAAATGGGCAAATTCAACGCTTTCGCCGAATTAGTAGCCTCGATTCCGACCGAGTACTAAATTCACTTTTTGTGAGAGGCTTTCCGAATCAACCATGTCGGCCCTCGCCATGGCTTGGCAATCATGCAGGGACATAATGCACCACGCCCCTGAACAGTTGAGCCCAGGCAAGGGCTGGTTTTGATCCATACCCTGCAGGGACAACATTATGCCCGGAGGGAAGCACCTCCGGCTGTTTAGGTGACTAAATCCGAGAAATTTAAAAAGGAGGCTAAACTGTGGAAATCAAGAAGGAAATCATGGAAATGGTCAACAAGCCCGGAAGGATCGGAACACTGAGCACAGCGAACAAGCAAGGCCAACCCAATGTGGCCTATCTGGGCAGCCCCCGTCTTACGCCGGAGGGAACGATGATCCTGGCGCTGGGAAACAATCGAACGCTACGTAATCTGAATGAGAATCCCAATGCTGTCTTCTTCTGTATCGCAGATGGGCCGGTTGCGTTTACAACGCCGGGCTATCGTCTGTATATGAAGGTAAAAGAGATTCAAAATCAAGGGCCGATCCTCGATGGCATAAAGAGCGCCATTGCCAAAATGGGAGCAACCGACGCCGCTAAAATGATGGTAGCCGCGGTGATCTTTGAGGTCACTGAGATTCGTCCAATGGTAGCCAGAGGCTAAAACACTCATCGTAACGATAATTCCTCGATTGGTATGGACGCCGGAGAACCGAAGAGGTTGTCCGGGGTTCATGCTATCGATAGTGTAGGGAATTCAGGGAGGGAAAATTGATCGTCGCCGGATGTGATGTTGGTTCTTTGACGGGTAAAGCCGTAATTATGAAGGATTCGAAGATAGTCTCCAGCGCAATTATGCTGCGCACCGTGAAACCTGAGGACACGGCTAGGATAATTCTGGATCAGGCGCTCACCAAGGCCAAGATGAAGCGGGAAGATATCGAATATCTCGTTGGCACAGGTTATGGCAGAACGAAAATCCCGTTTGCCAACACCAATATTTCAGAGATCACCTGTCATGGGAAAGGGGCTCACTGGCTGGTACCTTCGATAAGAACCATCCTCGATATTGGGGGACAGGACAGCAAGGTAATCTCACTGGATTCAGAAGGGTTCGTTGCCGACTTTGTGATGAACGACAAATGCGCCGCCGGAACGGGAAGGTTTCTGGAGGGTGTGGCAAAGGCGCTGGAAATAAAACTGGAAGAGCTGGGGCCAGTGTCGTTAAAGGCGCACGCTCCATCTCAAATCAGCAGTCAGTGTAGCGTCTTCGCCGAGTCTGAGGTCGTTACCTTGCTGGCTGATGGGGTGGACATCGCCGATATTGTGGCCGGTATTCACAAGGCAATCGCCAGCCGACTCATATCGATGGTCAAAAAAGTGGGCGTCAAGAAGGACTTCACCGTCACCGGCGGTGTGGCCAAGAATGTCGGTGTGGTTAAGTTCCTTGAGGAAGGCCTGGGTGAGAAAGTCATGCATCTGCCGGAGGATCCTCAACTTGTGGGGGCTATAGGCGCTGCTATCTTAGCCCAGGAAAAACTGACCAAAAGCCGCGCGTGAGATCAATAACTTTTCAGGGAGGTTGGCGATATGCAAACCAAGGGAATCAAAATAGCCGTAACCGGCAAGGGCGGCAGCGGCAAGACAATGCTCACTGCCCTGATGACCAAACTCCTGGCAGAGAGAAAAGACCTCAAGATTCTGGCCATCGATGCGGATTCCGCCATCAACTTACCCTACGCGCTGGGGACGAACTTCACCAAGACCGTGGCGGAACTCCGAAGATACATTATTGAAGATCCTTCAGCCAAGGACGAAATGCAAGATAAGCCGATCAAAGCGGTGATGGAGCAAAGCCTTCAGACAGGAAAGGGATTTCAACTTCTGGTGATGGGCCGGCCTGAAGGACCGGGATGTTTTTGCGGTGTCAACGAACTGCTCAAGCACGGAATTGAAACCCTCTCTAAAGACTTTGATGTAACGTTGATTGATTGCGAGGCAGGCCCGGAACAAGTAAACCGCAGGGTGGTTAAGGGGGTGGATTTCCTCATCATCGTGACGGACACGTCGATCAGAGGCGCCCAGGTGGCAGGCGCAATCACCGAGGTGATGGAGCGGGACAAAGATATCCGACCCGCTCATGCAGGCTTGGTTATTAACAGATTCAAGGAAGACGACAAACTCATCAGGGAGATTGCCGACCGGCGCGGCATCGAAATTCTTGCCCATATTCCGGAGGATCCAAACATCACCGAATATGACGGGGCCGGCAAGCCAATCATCGATCTGCCCAATAGCTCGCCGAGCGTCCTGGCCGTTCAAGAGCTGCTTCGTAAGATGAAGTTGTGAAGTGCTCATTTCTTGCATGTGAGGGCATGGTTTTAAGGGCTTGCCATGACCATCCGTTCCAGCCTGGGGAACTCTCCTGATTTAGCTTGGCGCTTTCATCAGCCCTGCTAAGAACAGGCCGCTCTTTGGAATCAAATTGGACGCTGTGCTGCCTTGTAACGGGACTATTGTTGGGATACAATGGATGCAGAGTTATCAGAATCGGACGGTCTCGTTTTTGAGTTATACGGGCCTTCACGTCCACTTTTAACAACGGCTGACGGTAGCATCAGAAGGCTACCGAAGTTATTGGGCAAGCAAAATTTCAGGAGTAGGAGCGCTGACTATGGAAGCATTAGCTCCCTCAAAAGAAGGATCACAGTTCATCAAAGAGGCGGGGGGTGAGGCATTCAAGCTCTGTTACCAGTGCGGTCTATGCGCAGCTACATGTCCGTGGAATATGGTCAGGAACTTTATTCCCCGGCGCATGATCCACGGAACACAACTGGGCTTGTTTGAATCGGACATCGAAGAGTTCTGGCAGTGCACTACCTGCGGGGCATGCGTCAAGCGATGTCCGCGCGGCGTAGAGATCATCGATGTAATGAAGTCGGTGCGACGCATTGTCACTGAGTTCGGTGTTGGCAAGGTCCCCGATTCACTGCGCATCACCGTTAAGAATATCTCCGCCCTGGGCAACCCGCCAGGCGAAGCTCCTGAAAAGCGGGTGGACTGGGCAAAAGGCCTGGACGTCAAATCCTTCACCAAAGACACTGACCTGCTCTATTTCTCCTGTTGCATCCCCGCTTATGACCCTAAAGCTAAGAAGATTGCCCAGTCTACAGCCAGCATCCTCAAGAAATGCGGAGTGGATTTCGGCATATTGAACGGCCAGGAAAACTGCTGCGGAGAGAGCGTCCGCAAGGCGGGGGACGAGCGTGTGTTCCAGACCCTCGCGCAGAACAATATCAATATCATGAATGAGAGCGGCGTCAAAAAGATCCTGGTCAGTTCGCCGCATTGCTATCATACCTTCAAGAACGAATACCCCGAGCTTGGCGGGAAGTTTGAAGTCGTTCATTACACTCAATACATGGCACAACTCATCAAGGAAGGGAAGCTAAAACCAACCAAGCCCATGGCGAAGAAGGTCATATATCAAGATCCGTGCTATCTGGGACGGCACAACGGTATTTATGACGAGCCGAGGGAAGTGCTCAAGAGTATCCCCGGCTTGCAGTTGGTGGAATTCCCTGACGTTCGGGAAAACGCGCTCTGCTGCGGTGGTGGGGGCGGCAGAGTCTGGATGGAAACTGCGGCCGGAGAGCGATTTTCCGAGATCAAGGTAAAGCAGGCGGTTGAAGTCAAAGCTGAGGTGATAGCCGTTGCCTGCCCCTATTGCAAGGTGATGTTTGAAGACGCCATCCTGGTGACCGGCAAGGAAAACGAGATTAAGGTCAAAGATATCTCCGAGCTTATCGATGAAGCAATCGGATAAGAGGTAGCAACAGTGACGATGGAAGATAAAGATATAACCCTTAAGGTGCACGGCGGTAAGACCGGGGCGGTGATGGTAGTGGGAGGAGGAGTCAGCGGAATACAAGCCTCTCTGGATTTGGCCAATTCTGGATACAAGGTCTACCTGGTTGAGGAAGGCCCGGCCATCGGTGGAAAGATGGCGCAGTTAGACAAGACCTTTCCCACCAACGACTGCTCCATGTGCATCCTGTCCCCGAAATTCATTGAGCTGGCCCGGAATCAGAACATCGAGATATTGACTCTTTCCACTGTAGAGGGTATTCAGGGTGAGGCGGGTAATTTCAACGTCTTGGTTCGCAAAAAGCCCCGGTACATCGATGAAGAGAAATGCAACGCCTGCGGAACCTGTGTTGAGTATTGCCCTGTCAAAATTTCCGATCCTTACAATGAAAACCTGAACATCCACCGATGTATCTATATTCCATTCCCTCAGGCGGTTCCAGCCCTTTATCTGATCGATCCTGCCCAATGCGTCTTTATGCAGCGAACCGAGTGCAAAATATGTGCACCGACCTGCAAGGTGAAGGCCATCGATTTCAAACAGCAAGAGAAGCAACTGGAAATCGAGGTTGGCGCTGTGATCCTGGCCCCCGGCTATGAGAAGTTTGATCCTGAGACCAAGTCGGAATACGGTTATGGAACCCGGGCCAACATCGTTACCAGCCTGGAGTTCGAGCGCATGCTCAGTGCCTCCGGCCCCTTCAAAGGAGAAGTGAAGCGCCCATCGGACAAGAAACACCCCAAGAAAATCGCCTGGATGCAATGCATCGGCTCAAGAGACACAGTCAGCGGCAACACCTATTGCTCGGCCGTTTGCTGTATGTATTCCACCAAGCAATTGATCATCGCCAAAGAGCATGATCCGGCGCTTGAGGCGACCATTTTCTATAACGATATCCGAGCCTACGGAAAGGGCTTTGAACGATATTATGAGAGAGCCAAGGCCATGCCCGGCGTCCGGTATATCTGGAACATGCCGGCCATCACCCGGGAGATTCCGGGGAGCAAGAATATCGCCATCCGGTATGTTGTCAACGGAAAAGAGACCAAAGAAGAGGAGTTTGATCTTGTGGTTCTGTCCGTTGGCCTTTGCTCCACTCCGGGAATAAAGGAACTGGCCAACAAATTATCCGTCGATATCGATAAATACGGCTTCTGTAAAACCGATAACTTCACCCCCGTCGAGACCTCAAGACCGGGAATTTATGTTTCTGGCGTCTTTCGCGGCCCGATGGATATCCCCGAGTCTGTAATGACGGCCAGCGGCGCGGCAGCGGCCGCCTCCCAGCTTCTCTCTGAATCCAGAGGGACGCTGATGAAGACCAAAGAGTATCCGCCGGAACGGGATATATCAGGCGAGGAGCCGAGGGTTGGAGTGTTTGTCTGTCATTGCGGCACCAACATTGCCGGGGTAGTCAGCGTTCCCAAGGTAGTACAGTTTGCCAAGAAATTGCCTGATGTGGTTCATGCCGAAGACACCGTTTTTGCCTGCTCCATCGATTCGGCCAAGCATATTAGCGAGACGATCAAGGAAAAGGGTCTCAATCGCGTGGTTGTAGCCGCCTGTACGCCCAGAACGCATGAGCCCGTCTTCCAGGAAACGCTCCGGGAGGCCGGTTTGAATCCGTTCCTGTATGAGCAGGCCAATATCCGCGAACATTGTTCCTGGGTACACATGGAAGACAAGAAGGCGGCGACGCTCAAAGCGCAGGAGTTGGTGCGAATGGCGGTGGCCAAGGTCAGACTGGTTGAGCCGCTTCAGCGAGTCTCGCTCAGCTTGAACCACACCGCTCTGGTGATCGGCGGCGGCATTGCCGGAATGACGAGTGCCCTGAACTTGGCGGACCAGGGATTCGAGGTTCATCTGGTAGAGAAGGAATCCCACTTGGGAGGTATGGCCAAACGCATCCACTACACACTTGAAGGCAGTGAGGTTCAACCGTTCCTCCACGGCCTCATCAAGAAAGTGAAAGGGAATTCGCTGATCCACGTCCATACCGGCTCGGTGATTACCAAGGCTTACGGGTGCGTGGGTAATTTTGTCAGCACCATCGGGGGACCTCAGGGAGATGCGAAGGACATCGAACATGGCGTGGCCATTCTGGCCATCGGCGGCCAGGAATTCAAGCCCAATGAATATCTCTATGGAAAAGACCCGCGCGTCCTGACGCAACTGGAACTGGAAGATGCCATCGTTCAGAAAAATGAGAGGGTGACCGGTGCGCAAAGCATGGTAATGATTCAGTGCGTGGGATCCAGAGACAAGGAGCACCCTTATTGCAGCCGAATCTGCTGCAGCCAGGCCATCAAGAATGCCATCAAACTGAAAGAGGTCAATCCGGAGATGGAGATTTACGTTCTTCATCGAGATATGCGAACCTACAGCCTCAAAGAGGACTATTATCGTGAAGCTGCGGAGCGGGACGTGAAGTTCATCCGCTTCGATGCGGAAAACAAGCCCCAGATGGAGATTGCGCAAGCTGACGGCAAAGAGATTCTGAGGATCACCGTCGTTGACCGTTTACTCGGCGAACTGATCGAGATCGATGCCGATATCCTGACGCTGAGTACGGCGGCACTGGCTCCCTCCAACATCAAAGAGCTCTCGCAACTATACAAAGTGCCGGTGAACGAAGATGGATTCTTCCTGGAAGCTCACATGAAGCTCAGACCGGTCGATTTTGCCACCGATGGCGTTTTTATGTGCGGACTGGCCCATAATCCCAAGCTGATCGAGGAGTCGATCGCCCAGGCCAGGGCGGCCGCATCGCGGGCTACCACAGTATTGGCCAAGGAGAGCGTAACGGGTGAGGGCATTGTCTGCTACGTGAACAAAGATGTCTGCGGCGGATGCGGAGTCTGCGAGATATTGTGTCCGTATTCGGCTATTACAGTCGACAAGACGGAGAAGCTGGCCGAAGTGAATGCAGGCATCTGCAAGGGGTGCGGAACATGCGCTGCCGCTTGCCCCTCCGGCGCAGCCCAGCAAAAGGGCTTCCGGAAAGACCAGATATCCTCGATGATCAGCGCGGCTTTGGAGGTATAGAATATGGGCAGCATGGATGCATTCGAGCCCAAAATCATCGGCTTATGTTGCAACTGGTGTACCTATGCCGGGGCCGACCTGGCAGGGGTTAGCCGGATTCAATATCCGCCCAACTTCAGAATGGTCAGACTGATGTGCTCCGGCGCAGTCGATCCGGTATACATCCTGGAAGCTTTTCAGAAGGGCGCCGACGGCGTATTTATTGGCGGTTGCCATATCGGAGACTGCCACTATATTTCCGGAAATCACAAGACTCTGAAGAGAATTGCCCTCACCAAGAAATTACTCGATCAAATGGGAATCGATCCCAAGAGATTAAGGCTGGAGTGGATATCGGCGGCAGAAGGTCCCCGGTTCGCCCAATTAGTGACCGAGTTCACCAGAGAAATTAAAGAGCTGGGGCCGAGCACTTTGAAACCATCGGCCAAGGAATCCAAACCGGAAGAGCCAATCCCTGCGAAACAACCGGCAGGGGTGCACACGTAGGTGAATCCCACAGGAAGGAGCCACAATGGGAAAACTTAAAATAGCAGGCTACTGGGCATCAAGCTGCGGTGGCTGTGAGATTGCGACCCTGGAGATCGGAGAGAAGATTGTCGAACTGGCTCAGGTGGCTGATATTGTATTCTGGCCTGCCCTCGTTGACTTCAAATACCAGGATGTGGAAAAGATGCCCGATAAGAGCATCGATGTCTGCCTTTTCAACGGGGCCATTCAGACTTCCGATAACGAACACCTCGCCAAGCTGATGCGAGCCAAGTCCAAGGTGTTGGTGGCCTATGGCTCCTGCGCTTATGAAGGATGCATCCCTGGCCTGGCCAACATGTCGAACCGGGAGGGTGTATTCCAGCGGGTGTACTTCGATACGGAATCTACTGTCAACCCAAATAAAATCCTCCCCCAGACCAGTTGTAAGGTGCCCGAAGGTGAACTGGAGTTGCCCGAGTTTTATGACACGGTGAGAACCCTGGCCCAGACGGTGGAGGTGGATTATTTCGTGCCCGGCTGTCCCCCCGTGGGAAAGCAGACATGGGCCGTGCTGGAGGCCATCATTCAAGGGAAGCTCCCGCCTCCCGGGAGTGTCGTTGGGGCGGGCAGGCAAATCCTCTGCGAAGAATGCCCTCGAACCAGAGAGGAGAAAAAGCTAAAGGCCATTTATCGCCCTCACGAGATCATCGCGGACCCGGAGAAGTGTCTTCTGGAACAGGGACTTCTCTGTGCCGGAATCGCTACCCGAGAGGGATGCGGGGCGCTCTGCCCCAAAGCAGGCATGCCCTGCACGGGGTGTTACGGCCCGCCGGAAGGGGTCAACGACCAGGGCGCTCGATTCCTGAGCGCGGTGGCTTCCATCATCGACTCCGACGACCCGGTGGAGATCAATCGAATCCTCGATTCGATCCGCGATCCGGTGGGAACCTTCTATCGCTACAGCCTGCCGAATTCCATTCTGAAGAGGTCAGTGATCCGATGAAGAAAATAAGCATTGATCCCGTTACGCGACTCGAAGGCCACGGCAAGATCGAGATTTTCCTCGATGACGCTGGCGAGGTGGCCAACGCTTATGTCCAGATCCCGGAGCTGAGGGGATTCGAGAAGTTCTGCGAAGGGCGTCTGGTGGAGGATTTACCTCAGATCACCGAGCGCATCTGCGGCGTCTGCCCCGAGGCTCATCACATGGCCTCCGTGAAGGCAGTTGATGCAGTCTTTCAGGTTGACCCGCCTCCGGCGGGAAAGATGCTCCGCGAGCTTCTTTACAGCGCTTTCTATGTGGCTGACCACACCACGCATTTCTACATTCTCAGCGGGCCGGATTTCGTCATCGGTCCGGAGGCGCCCCCTGCCGAGCGCAATATCCTGGGAATCATTGCCAAGCTGCCGGAGGTAGCGCTTAAAGTGGTCCAGACGCGGCAGATGGGTCACGAGATTATCGAGATGGTAGGAGGGAGGAAGGTTCACCCCTGCGGCGCGATACCCGGCGGAATGAGCCACGGACTCAAAGAGGATCAGCGCAAGCAGATCGAGGAAATGGGCCGTTCCATGCTGGAGTTTGCCAAGTTGACCATCAAGGTGTTCGACGACGTGGTTTTGGCCAACAAAGCTTATGTCGACATGATTTTGAGTGAGGAATATACTCACCGCACCTACTATATGGGACTGGTGGATGAAAAGAACAGGGTCAACTTCTATGACGGAAAAGTTCGGGTAGTCGATCCCAACGGCAAGGAGTTCATCAAATACTCACCCAATGAGTATCTGGAACATATCGCCGAAGGCGTGGAACCCTGGTCATACCTCAAATTCCCTTATCTCAAGAATGTGGGATGGAAGGGACTCACCGATGGAATCGAGAGCGGCGTTTACCGGGCTACGCCTCTTTCCCGCCTCAACGCCGCTGACGGCATGGCCACTCCTCTGGCACAGGAGCAATACGAGAGGATGTATGCCACTCTCGGAGGAAAGCCGGTTCATGCCACATTGGCCACTCACTGGGCCCGTATCATCGAACTGCTGTATGCTGCCGAGCGCCTGATGGAACTGGTCACCGATCCTGAGATCACCAGCCCCAACTATCGCGTGATTCCGACGGCAACGCCGAAGGAAGGGGTGGGAATTGTGGAAGCGCCACGGGGTACGCTAACCCACCACTATGTCACCGATGAACATGGCGTGGTTCAGCGGGCCAACCTCATTGTGGGGACGACCAATAACAATGCAGCCATCTCGATGTCAGTCAAGAAAGCTGCCCAGGGATTGATCAAGGGTGGAAAGACTGTAACCGAAGGGCTGCTCAACAGGATCGAGATGGCTTTCCGCGCTTACGATCCCTGCTTTGGCTGCGCCACCCACTCTCTGCCGGGACAAATGCCGCTGGAAGTCACCATCCGCAACTCCAAGGGCGAGATCGTCAATAAAATATCGAGGTCCTGAGGTTTCTGAAAAGAGAAAAAAAGGAGGCCCCCTTAGCGAACTGAGGGGCCTCCTTTTTTGTGCGGTGAGATTGCAGGCTGGCTTTGCTTTGTTAGCGAAACCGACCGACGGCAATGTAGATCGCGCCTGCCAGGGCCAAAATGCCGAATAGACTGACGTAGAAGCCCATGGCAACTCCGATAGCGTAGGCTGCCAGCACACTAGTGCCGGCTATTACCTCCAGACCGCGCCCCCTTTTTCGATTGACGCTGCGACTGACCATGTCGCCGATGATCTGCCCGGTGACTAGCACCATCAAGTAGAAGAAGAACAGAAGAGAATCCCCGATAATCCCCAGAACAGCCCCGCAAATACCGGCCAATGCTAGACCCACACCAACTGCCTTGAGATGATCTAAAAACGAGACCTGAAAGATAGGCAAACGAGTAACCTTGGCACAACCGGGACAGCGGGCGCCGACGGGTGTTTGTACAGAGCACTTCGGACAAATAGGTGTTTCGCACTTGCCGCAGCGGAGATTGGTTTCTACCTTTGAGTGGCGTGTGCAATACATCTGATGTCCTTTGTTTTAAGGAGTTTTTCCTGCAAGGCGTTGTTTTCGCAGAGCAACGAGCTGATCGATGGTTTTCTGAGGCACGTCCGTCTGGCCGATTCGGGTGCCATCGCCTTCAAATCCATGATAATCGCTGCCGCCGCAAGGTATGAGGCCATAGCGACGAGCCACTTCGCGCAACCTGGCTATGGTTTCCGAAGTGTAATCTTTGTAATAGACTTCCATGCCGATAAGGCCTGCTTTCTTGAGATTGGGAATAATGGTGTCCAGGCCCATCATCTTCGCCGGATGGGCCAGAACTGCCAGTCCGCCCGTCTTTGTGATCAATTCGATCGTCTCAACAGGGCTTAGCTTTTCCCGCTCCACAAATGCTGGCCCGCCGTCGTCTATATAGCGCTCGAACGCCTCATTGATTGAAGATACATGACCATACTCCACCAGAGCTTGAGCGATGTGTGGTCTTCCGATTGAGGCTTCCCCGGCTATTTTGGCTACATATTCCCAGGGAACCCGAATCCCCAGAGCATCCAGCTTGGATAGCATTTGCTTTCCCCGGCTGGTTCTGGAGTCGCGAAGCAGATTCAGTTTGGTGGACAGCTCAGCGGAGTGGTGATCGATAAAGTAGCCCAGGATGTGCATCTCATCCGGGGAGACATCCGCTCCCATTTCCACACCGGGGATAACCAGCAGTCCGGGAAACTTGCGGGCCTCCTCCAAAGCCATCGCTATTCCTTCAACTGAATCATGATCGGTGATGGCAATGGCAGTCATTCCCAGTTCCGCTGCTCGGGCAACTATCTCTGTAGGACTGAACCGCCCGTCCGAGGCCGTCGTATGGATATGAAGATCGATGTTCATGATTCCGGCAATTCGGTGTCGATGCGCGTGATCCTTGTTGCCCGGCCGCTGTCCTCAATCTCCACCAATACTGAGTTAAAGATAACAGGCCCCTTGCCGACGGATAACATATGGGGCATCTGGGTGAGAAACCGGTGAATTGCACCTTCGGCATCATCACCAATAACAGAATTCTTAGGCCCCACCATGCCGATATCGGTGACGAATGCGGTGCCTTTGGGCAGTACTCGGGCATCAACAGTGCCCACGTGTGTGTGTGTCCCTACTACTGCGCTGACCCGACCATCCAGATACACCCCCAGGGCATTCTTCTCGGAAGTAGCTTCCGCATGAAAATCGATCAGAACGATTCTGGGCTTGGGGTTGCCCTCATTAAGGAGACGATCCATTGCTTGAAAAGGACAATCCATGCCACCCATAAATACGCGTCCCAGAAGACTCACCACCATCACCTGACCA harbors:
- a CDS encoding Ni/Fe hydrogenase subunit alpha; this encodes MKKISIDPVTRLEGHGKIEIFLDDAGEVANAYVQIPELRGFEKFCEGRLVEDLPQITERICGVCPEAHHMASVKAVDAVFQVDPPPAGKMLRELLYSAFYVADHTTHFYILSGPDFVIGPEAPPAERNILGIIAKLPEVALKVVQTRQMGHEIIEMVGGRKVHPCGAIPGGMSHGLKEDQRKQIEEMGRSMLEFAKLTIKVFDDVVLANKAYVDMILSEEYTHRTYYMGLVDEKNRVNFYDGKVRVVDPNGKEFIKYSPNEYLEHIAEGVEPWSYLKFPYLKNVGWKGLTDGIESGVYRATPLSRLNAADGMATPLAQEQYERMYATLGGKPVHATLATHWARIIELLYAAERLMELVTDPEITSPNYRVIPTATPKEGVGIVEAPRGTLTHHYVTDEHGVVQRANLIVGTTNNNAAISMSVKKAAQGLIKGGKTVTEGLLNRIEMAFRAYDPCFGCATHSLPGQMPLEVTIRNSKGEIVNKISRS
- a CDS encoding hydrogenase iron-sulfur subunit, coding for MGSMDAFEPKIIGLCCNWCTYAGADLAGVSRIQYPPNFRMVRLMCSGAVDPVYILEAFQKGADGVFIGGCHIGDCHYISGNHKTLKRIALTKKLLDQMGIDPKRLRLEWISAAEGPRFAQLVTEFTREIKELGPSTLKPSAKESKPEEPIPAKQPAGVHT
- a CDS encoding CoB--CoM heterodisulfide reductase iron-sulfur subunit A family protein, with translation MEDKDITLKVHGGKTGAVMVVGGGVSGIQASLDLANSGYKVYLVEEGPAIGGKMAQLDKTFPTNDCSMCILSPKFIELARNQNIEILTLSTVEGIQGEAGNFNVLVRKKPRYIDEEKCNACGTCVEYCPVKISDPYNENLNIHRCIYIPFPQAVPALYLIDPAQCVFMQRTECKICAPTCKVKAIDFKQQEKQLEIEVGAVILAPGYEKFDPETKSEYGYGTRANIVTSLEFERMLSASGPFKGEVKRPSDKKHPKKIAWMQCIGSRDTVSGNTYCSAVCCMYSTKQLIIAKEHDPALEATIFYNDIRAYGKGFERYYERAKAMPGVRYIWNMPAITREIPGSKNIAIRYVVNGKETKEEEFDLVVLSVGLCSTPGIKELANKLSVDIDKYGFCKTDNFTPVETSRPGIYVSGVFRGPMDIPESVMTASGAAAAASQLLSESRGTLMKTKEYPPERDISGEEPRVGVFVCHCGTNIAGVVSVPKVVQFAKKLPDVVHAEDTVFACSIDSAKHISETIKEKGLNRVVVAACTPRTHEPVFQETLREAGLNPFLYEQANIREHCSWVHMEDKKAATLKAQELVRMAVAKVRLVEPLQRVSLSLNHTALVIGGGIAGMTSALNLADQGFEVHLVEKESHLGGMAKRIHYTLEGSEVQPFLHGLIKKVKGNSLIHVHTGSVITKAYGCVGNFVSTIGGPQGDAKDIEHGVAILAIGGQEFKPNEYLYGKDPRVLTQLELEDAIVQKNERVTGAQSMVMIQCVGSRDKEHPYCSRICCSQAIKNAIKLKEVNPEMEIYVLHRDMRTYSLKEDYYREAAERDVKFIRFDAENKPQMEIAQADGKEILRITVVDRLLGELIEIDADILTLSTAALAPSNIKELSQLYKVPVNEDGFFLEAHMKLRPVDFATDGVFMCGLAHNPKLIEESIAQARAAASRATTVLAKESVTGEGIVCYVNKDVCGGCGVCEILCPYSAITVDKTEKLAEVNAGICKGCGTCAAACPSGAAQQKGFRKDQISSMISAALEV
- a CDS encoding oxidoreductase; protein product: MGKLKIAGYWASSCGGCEIATLEIGEKIVELAQVADIVFWPALVDFKYQDVEKMPDKSIDVCLFNGAIQTSDNEHLAKLMRAKSKVLVAYGSCAYEGCIPGLANMSNREGVFQRVYFDTESTVNPNKILPQTSCKVPEGELELPEFYDTVRTLAQTVEVDYFVPGCPPVGKQTWAVLEAIIQGKLPPPGSVVGAGRQILCEECPRTREEKKLKAIYRPHEIIADPEKCLLEQGLLCAGIATREGCGALCPKAGMPCTGCYGPPEGVNDQGARFLSAVASIIDSDDPVEINRILDSIRDPVGTFYRYSLPNSILKRSVIR